GGCCATCGTCATGTATATCATCAGCATGATCAGCCTTTTTGTGTTGCGCCGGAAGGAACCCGACCTGGCAAGGCCGTTCCGCTCGCCATGCTACCCCTGGTTCCCGGCCATCGCACTCGGCCTCTCCCTGGTATCGCTCTTTGCGATCATCTGGTACAACCGCTGGATCAGCGTGATCTTCTTTTCGGGATTACTGCTGACATGGCTTATTTTTATGCTGGTGCAAAAACAGAAAATTAAACCAGCGCCAAAGCCGCTAACCTGATACAAGATGGCTTACCGCACAACAATACGGCAACACACATATCAGTTCAGCGACCTGAAAACGCTGCTCGCCAAAGCTACGCCCTATCGTTCCGGGGATGCGCTGGCAGGGCTTGCCGCGGAGACGTACGAAGAGCGGGTGGCGGCGCAGCTGGCGCTGGCGGATGTTCCGCTAAAGACCTTCCTGCAGGAAACAGTGATCCCTTATGAAACGGATGAGGTCACCCGGCTGATCATCGATACGCATGATGCCGCCGCTTTCGCCCCGGTATCGCACCTCACCGCAGGCGCTTTCCGGGACTGGCTCCTGAGCGACCATGCAGACGCTGCCAGCCTGCAACAGGTATCCAAAGGCATCACCCCGGAAATGGCCGCCGCCGTTTCCAAGCTCATGCGTAACCAGGACCTGATCAGCGTGGCCCGGAAAATATCGGTGGTCACCCGCTTCCGCAATACGATCGGACTAAAGGGGCGGCTGTCCGTCCGCCTGCAGCCCAATCATAATACAGATGATCCCAAAGGCATTGCGGCGGCGATCATCGACGGGCTGCTGTATGGCAGCGGAGACGCCGTGATCGGCATCAATCCCGCTACAGACAGTCCCGCCGCCGTTGCCGGCCTCCTGCAGCTGATCGATCAGTTGCGGCTGCAATACGACATTCCCACACAATCCTGCGTGCTCTGCCATGTGACCACCGCCTTGCAGATCATGCACCAGGCGCCGGTAGACCTCGTTTTCCAGTCCATCGGCGGTACGGAAAAAACGAACCGCAGCTTCGGCATACAGCTATCCCTGCTTGCTGAGGCCAGCAGCGCCGCCCTTTCGCTGCAACGCGGCACAGCAGGCAATAACGTGATGTATTTCGAAACCGGCCAGGGCAGCAGCTTATCCGCCAACGCGTATGAAGGCGTAGACCAGCAGACCTGCGAAGCCAGGGCCTATGCCGTAGCCCGGCATTTCCATCCCCTGCTGGTGAATACCGTGGTGGGGTTCATCGGGCCGGAATACCTGTTCGACGGCAAACAGATCATCCGCGCGGCGCTGGAAGACCATTTCTGCGGCAAGCTGCTGGGATTGCCGATGGGCGTGGATGTATGTTATACCAATCATGCGAATGCGGACCAGGACGATATGGATAATCTGCTGACGCTCCTGGGCGTGGCCGGATGCAATTTCATCATGGGCGTACCGGGGGCTGATGATATCATGCTGAACTACCAGTCCACCTCCTTCCATGATGCCCTGTATGTCCGGCAGGCACTGGGCCTGCGGCCTTCGCCCGAGTTTGAGCAATGGCTGGTTAAAAACGGGTTGATGGATGATCAGGGGCGGTCGCTGCCCGTGCCGCCTTCCCATCTTTTACTGAAATATACTGTATGACAGACCTTACCGTACCGGGGCCTTTTACAACGCCCGATCCCTGGGAACAACTTCGCGCTTTCACCTCCGCGCGCATTGCGCTGGGCCGTACAGGCGCCGCCGTGCCGCTGCGGGAAGTACTGCAATTCAGGCTGGCGCATGCGCATGCCCGTGATGCCGTGTATTCTGCGCTGGATACAACCCTGTTCCTGCACCAGCCCTGGGAAGTGAACATCCTCCACAGCCAGGCCGCCGACCGCTCCGAATACCTGCAGCGGCCGGACAAAGGAAGAAAACTGGAAACATCCTCCGCTGCGTCTTTATCTCCTGTGCATACAGACCTCGCTATTGTGCTGGCGGACGGACTTTCCGCCACTGCGGTCAACCGGCACGCCATTCCCGTTATGACATATCTCTATCCCATGTTGCAGGCCAAACACATCTCCTGCGCACCGGTACAACTCGTGCAACAAGGGCGTGTAGCCGTTGGCGATGAGATCGGTGCATTGCTCGGGGCAAAACTGGTACTGGTACTGATCGGGGAACGGCCGGGATTGACGACACCGGACAGCCTCGGCGCTTATCTCACCTGGCAACCCAGGCCGGGACTGACAGATGAGGCCAGGAACTGCATTTCAAATATCCGGCCGGAAGGACTGCCATATAGTACAGCAGCCGAAAAAATTTTTTACTTTGTGCAGGAAGTGCTCCGGCTGAAGCTCACCGGTGTAAAGCTGAAGGATAATTTTCGTGCTGCGATCTCCTGATATCATGGGGTTGCCGGCTCTGCAAACAAATATTTTACGATGTATATTGATCCGACCAACGAAATCGTAAAGCTCTGCGTAAAAGGCATAGAAGCTGAAGCGGCAGGTGACAGCGAGTATGCCAGGCAATTATCGCAGGAGGCGTGGGACAAGGCCTCCAATGATTTTGAGGCATTCATTGCCGCGCACTACCTGGCCAGGCACCAGAACCCGGAGGGTGCGCTGAAATGGAATATGGAAGCGCTGATCCTCGCCACGGGGATGAAAGATGACAACATCAGATCGCACCTGCCTTCTCTTTACCTGAATGTTGCCCGCTCTTTTGAAGAGCTGAAGGACCCTGCCGGGGCGGTGGGGTATTATAATCTGGGGGCGGATAATTGCGTTCATCTTCCTCCCGGCCCATACGGCGAGATGATCAAATCCGGCATACAGGAAGGGCTCAAACGCTGCGGGGCAAGCCGTTTCGCCAACCCGGCCCTTGAACGCCTCATAGACCGGTGGTGCGGGCGGAAAGAGCTGCGCCCGCTGGCGATGGTGCTTCCGGCCTATTTTGGCAATCTCGGCACCTTGCAGGAACGCAACAAACTGATCAGCGCCCTTTCCCGCCTTGCCGCAAGCCGGCAGCTCCCTGCTGATGAGCAGGATGAACTGAACGGGATCATCCGTTCTCTTGCAAAAGACGTCATGGTATCAGACCATGCTTCCGCTTGAATGCATCCACCTGTTCCTTTACCTCCTCTTTCAGTTGTTTGATCCGTATATCCAGCGCTTCGCGGCAGGCAGACCCGGCCGTTCCTTTCGGGCAGGCTTTCCGCTGCTGCTCCAGCTGTGCTACGCGCTGCAGCTTGTCCTGCATTTCGGCGGAAAGGGTTTTGGCGTCATTGATCCCTTTTTGAGTGCCAAATGTGGTGATGCGATAAGGTGAAGGATCGAAAACGGCCTCGGCGCGGTAAAGCCCCAGCAATTGACTGGTAATGTCCACCCGGCCGGAACCCTCCACCGGCACCTGTTCTGCGATGGAATAGATCAGCAGGCGGTTGGCATGATCGCGAAAATGTTTGAATACGCCAACACCGATGCCCATTACGGGCACGGAAGTATGCACCGATGAGGGGAAGTTGACGAAATACATTTTCAGGTATTGGTCCCGCCGCTCTTCCGGCAGGTACACCTTGCCGCGATAGGCCGTTACCGTATTCGCCCAGGCATCGTCAGGCGGTGTTACGGGATGCTGGGGCGTACTGGCAATGCTTCCCAGCCATTGCATCTGATCCAGGTAAGTATTGGTCCATAGTTCATTCGGATCGGCATCTGCGCCCAGCTCCATCCCTGCCCTTCCCAGCTGTGCATGATTTCCGCAGATGATAAAATCACCATTCGCTTTACGGATAGCAAAGTGCAGGTCAAAATCCAGGTTGGCCGTTGCGGGGAGATACCTGCGGAGCGCCTCACCCGGAATAGCGATGGAGCCGTCACGGCTGTTCACATAATACGTCAGCTCTCCACTGAAGCTGCCCGCATTGGTGAACTGCCGGATGGAAAAATCGAAGCGCCAGGGGGAGGTGCTGCCTGTGGGATTCTGCGGGAAGCTGCTCTGTGCTTCAAAATCCGCCCGGGCATTTGTCAATGGCCCATTAGCCGTTGCATCGTTCCGGGTGCCGTTCAGTTCCCATACGGTAGCCGTAGTACGTGCGGTATAACCTTGTTGTGCGATTGCCTCAGCCCCAGTAAAAACGGCGGCCAGGCACAATATCCTGGTAATACGGAATTGTCTTTTCATCTTCCTTTATTCATTTACGGTTACAGGCGGGTAAATTCCACTCTTCTGTTCTGCGCCTTCCCTTCCGCGGTAGCATTATCTGCAACCGGTGCGGCCGCTCCTTTCCCATCCGTTTCCATCCGCGCAGCGGCGATCCCGAACTGCCTGGCCAGATACGCCTTTACAGCCGCCGCGCGCTGGGCGGAGAGCTTCATATTCTGGTCGCTACCGCCATCACTGTCCGTATGCCCGGTTATCCTGACTTTCAATGAACCATTCTCCTTCAGCACTTCCGCGATCTCTTTGATCACACCATGGGACTCCGGTTTGATCACTGCCGAACCGGAATTGAAGTAAATGCCGGTGGTGCTGAATTTCCCTTCATTCAGCAGCTTGTGCCGGGTATCCGGATCTCCTGCGGCAAGGCGTATATTCGTGATATAATAGTGGTTGCCATCCTTCGAATTATGCTTGCTGAACACCAGGCTGTTGTACTTGCCGTTTGCAACAAAGGCCCGTGGCAGGTCCCATATCTTGTGCTCACCAACATATACCCGTAAACGTTGTTGCTGCCGCCATACGGATACATGAACGGTATGCTCCGATCTGCTGAAGCCCGGGCTCTCGCTCCGTTTATTCTCCATGATCTTCTTTCCGTTCTCCCATACCTGTATTTCCGTTCTGCCCGCATTATGCTTGTTGCCGGCATCAACAGGATGCAGGGTGAAATATGTGCCCGTTTTTCTGCCGCGCCCGAAATGCTGCCAGGCCGTAAAACCGTTCTTCCCTTCGGACTGTGCTATGGACACGAAAAGCGGAGCATCATAATAGCTGTAATCCGGGGAAACAGCCAGGTCGAATTCTATCGTGGCGTTCTCCGGAATACTGTTGATGAATTCCGGCGTGACGGCGCCCTTGGAAGTCAATGCCAGCCAGTGCTGACCGCTGCCGCCGAGCTGCACGATCTCTCCGGATGCATCGGTATTCCATTTACCCGGAAAATCCCCCACGGCATCCTGGGAGAAGTCCTCCAGGGCGATTACTTTTTCACCGGGAACGAAATCGTATTTCGACTGTGCGGAGAATACCTTCCCGGCTGCTGGGGCACCTGCGTCATTGATCCCGGTTCCCTTTCCTCCCGGAGCGGGACTGCTTTTACTGCCGCTTTTCTTTGCCGTTCCATCTATTTCCTCCTCCACTTTGTCAAGCCCCTTGTCGATCGCCCGGTCTGTTTTGCGTTCTACACGCTGTTCAACTTTTCTTTCTACTTTCTTTTGCAGTTTCTTCAATACCTGCGCATTGGCTGAAAATGCGGACAGGACAGTCAGTATCACGATACAAACACGCTTCATGATGATGATATTTACAGATGAATAGTTCCAAATGCGGCGCATAGGGCAAACGGGGTTAATTCCGGCCGCGCGGGCCGGTTAAATACTGATTAAAAATAAAGAGATCGGAGCATTGCCCTTGGTAAAAACCCGACAAATCATTTCATGCTTTCGAGATGGCGTTTCTGCACTTCGAGCAGGTAGGGGCTGTCAGACACCAGGTCGCGCAGCAGTGCGAATTTTTCCAGCAAAGGCTGGGTAGGCGCTGCATTGAAAAAGAACCGGTATTCCTTCGCGAAGTGCGGGAGATCGTAGTAGTTGTAGAGCATGGCCATGGAACCGAGTTGTCCGGCTACCTTTTCCCTGCTCAGTTCTATGAAGATGTTATTGAAGCGGGTGGTTTTGATATATTGATTGGGGCTTACACCGATCTTGTCCCGGAACAATCGTTGCAGATATCTTTCATTCAGCCGGAAGCGCTCACATAATTGTCTGACGGTAATGCATCCTTTTTCGGAAAAGATATGCCGCAGCACCTCCTGCAGCAGGCCGGTCTCAATGTTCACCTGCCGGCTGAGCTGCGTATAAAAATCCGTCAGCACTGCAATACGGGCGGCGAGGTCCCCGGTCTTACGGTACCGGTCGATAAACGCTGAAACCCCGGCCCAGCCGAAAAGCCCGGCCGTCTGCTGTATGCAGCTGGTAAAAGCAGTGGCGGGTGTACGGCACAATTGCGCCAGGGAACCGGGCTGCAGGGCTGCTCCACAAATTCCCGCCAGCGTTCCTTCCACAGAAAGGGTGTAACCCATCGTTTGCTGTCCTACCGTATAGAAATCAGGCAGCACATAGTCAAAAAGCTGCTTTTGATAGGTATATTTCACCCGCCAGTTGCCGGAATACTGCCAACCCATGATCTCCGTGCCTGAAGGCAACAGGGGTTGCAGCTGCTCATCCGCACTGTGATGCTCCATCACATAAAAAAAGCAGACCAGGTGCGCCAATGCTTTTGGAGGATCAATTTGCTGATACATGCTGCGCTAAAAAACGATTGATCATTGAACAATAAGCTGATGAAAACTTCCTTCCGGAATATCATTCGGCACAAGCTGAAGATTCTTCCACAACAGCGGTTTGCCGTTCAGGCTACCGGTGATATACAGATCGTTGTTGTACATGAACAGGGAACCGGCGCCGCCATCTCCATCCGCTTCCGCTGTCAGGTCCTGCCCCGTGCCATTCTTCCAATACCGGGCTTTGTAGTCAAGAGAGGCGTATTCATTTCCGCTGATATGCACATCATTGCCGGATACCAGTATAGCGCTTGCACCGGATGATTTGGTCCCGTTCCCCAGAACGGTCGCTACGCCGTTCTTCCAGTACTTTGCAACGGATACCGTTCCATTCGATTCGCTGCCGCAGACATACACATCGTTGCCTGATACGGCAATATCCATTGCAAAAGCTGAATGAGGACCATCGGTAAGGTTCACCGGCACGCCATTCTTCCAGTACTTTGCAACGGGACCTCCGCCCGGCCCGTTCTCATTCCCGCATATATATACATCCTTCCCGACAACAAGCACCTTGTAGGCATAAGACCAGTTACTGCCATCTGTGAGCGGCATGGAAACGCCGTTTTTCCA
This genomic stretch from Chitinophaga sp. XS-30 harbors:
- a CDS encoding ethanolamine ammonia-lyase subunit EutB: MAYRTTIRQHTYQFSDLKTLLAKATPYRSGDALAGLAAETYEERVAAQLALADVPLKTFLQETVIPYETDEVTRLIIDTHDAAAFAPVSHLTAGAFRDWLLSDHADAASLQQVSKGITPEMAAAVSKLMRNQDLISVARKISVVTRFRNTIGLKGRLSVRLQPNHNTDDPKGIAAAIIDGLLYGSGDAVIGINPATDSPAAVAGLLQLIDQLRLQYDIPTQSCVLCHVTTALQIMHQAPVDLVFQSIGGTEKTNRSFGIQLSLLAEASSAALSLQRGTAGNNVMYFETGQGSSLSANAYEGVDQQTCEARAYAVARHFHPLLVNTVVGFIGPEYLFDGKQIIRAALEDHFCGKLLGLPMGVDVCYTNHANADQDDMDNLLTLLGVAGCNFIMGVPGADDIMLNYQSTSFHDALYVRQALGLRPSPEFEQWLVKNGLMDDQGRSLPVPPSHLLLKYTV
- a CDS encoding OmpA family protein, with product MKRVCIVILTVLSAFSANAQVLKKLQKKVERKVEQRVERKTDRAIDKGLDKVEEEIDGTAKKSGSKSSPAPGGKGTGINDAGAPAAGKVFSAQSKYDFVPGEKVIALEDFSQDAVGDFPGKWNTDASGEIVQLGGSGQHWLALTSKGAVTPEFINSIPENATIEFDLAVSPDYSYYDAPLFVSIAQSEGKNGFTAWQHFGRGRKTGTYFTLHPVDAGNKHNAGRTEIQVWENGKKIMENKRSESPGFSRSEHTVHVSVWRQQQRLRVYVGEHKIWDLPRAFVANGKYNSLVFSKHNSKDGNHYYITNIRLAAGDPDTRHKLLNEGKFSTTGIYFNSGSAVIKPESHGVIKEIAEVLKENGSLKVRITGHTDSDGGSDQNMKLSAQRAAAVKAYLARQFGIAAARMETDGKGAAAPVADNATAEGKAQNRRVEFTRL
- a CDS encoding helix-turn-helix domain-containing protein — encoded protein: MYQQIDPPKALAHLVCFFYVMEHHSADEQLQPLLPSGTEIMGWQYSGNWRVKYTYQKQLFDYVLPDFYTVGQQTMGYTLSVEGTLAGICGAALQPGSLAQLCRTPATAFTSCIQQTAGLFGWAGVSAFIDRYRKTGDLAARIAVLTDFYTQLSRQVNIETGLLQEVLRHIFSEKGCITVRQLCERFRLNERYLQRLFRDKIGVSPNQYIKTTRFNNIFIELSREKVAGQLGSMAMLYNYYDLPHFAKEYRFFFNAAPTQPLLEKFALLRDLVSDSPYLLEVQKRHLESMK
- the eutC gene encoding ethanolamine ammonia-lyase subunit EutC; the encoded protein is MTDLTVPGPFTTPDPWEQLRAFTSARIALGRTGAAVPLREVLQFRLAHAHARDAVYSALDTTLFLHQPWEVNILHSQAADRSEYLQRPDKGRKLETSSAASLSPVHTDLAIVLADGLSATAVNRHAIPVMTYLYPMLQAKHISCAPVQLVQQGRVAVGDEIGALLGAKLVLVLIGERPGLTTPDSLGAYLTWQPRPGLTDEARNCISNIRPEGLPYSTAAEKIFYFVQEVLRLKLTGVKLKDNFRAAIS